In the Nicotiana tabacum cultivar K326 chromosome 16, ASM71507v2, whole genome shotgun sequence genome, one interval contains:
- the LOC107810499 gene encoding uncharacterized protein LOC107810499, which translates to MTSNIAESLNDVTKNARELPIVELLEYMRNLLERWTNEKLLKAKSTFTYLGFKFNKELDDNRTLSYKLRVRASKDYIHTVLDGVMHYIVCLENKRCSCGQFQLEELPCPHVLAALRYRDESFEQYRSPYYTRDNLLRTYEIQVNPLPDESKWNVPQHITEEVVNPPSGGKR; encoded by the exons ATGACATCAAACATTGCAGAGTCATTGAATGATGTAACAAAAAATGCAAGAGAGCTGCCGATAGTAGAACTATTAGAGTATATGAGGAATCTTCTTGAACGTTGGACTAATGAAAAGTTATTGAAAGCAAAGAGTACATTCACATACCTTGGGTTTAAATTCAACAAAGAGTTGGATGACAACAGAACATTGTCGTACAAGCTTAGA GTGAGGGCTTCAAAAGACTACATCCATACAGTATTAGATGGTGTGATGCACTATATTGTTTGTCTTGAAAACAAGAGATGTAGTTGTGGCCAATTCCAGCTTGAAGAACTTCCTTGTCCACATGTTTTGGCTGCTTTAAGATATAGGGATGAGTCTTTTGAACAATATCGTTCTCCTTATTACACAAGGGACAACCTCTTGCGTACTTATGAAATACAAGTAAATCCCCTACCTGATGAAAGCAAATGGAATGTGCCACAACATATAACTGAAGAAGTTGTAAATCCACCTTCGGGTGGGAAAAGATAG